In Rutidosis leptorrhynchoides isolate AG116_Rl617_1_P2 chromosome 2, CSIRO_AGI_Rlap_v1, whole genome shotgun sequence, one genomic interval encodes:
- the LOC139888698 gene encoding uncharacterized protein, with amino-acid sequence MIPIDSPWPFYKWAIDIVGPFPPGVGNVKFLIVAIDYFTKSVEAKALRTITGVQVRNFVWEYIVRRFSISRELVSDNGAHIAKDPFLSWCAELNIIQRFTSVAHPQENGLCEAHRTTFKKSTGETHFSLVYGFEAMIPAEIFVEMHRVANFDESANAEGICENLNFIEERRLMAAIREANNKQQIAKYYNKKVRALAFDVGEWVLRNNEASRAEKQGKLGPNWVGPYQIVGINAAGSYKLQDIEGRNIPNAWHDTLLKRYYM; translated from the exons ATGATTCCAATTGATTCACCATGGCCATTTTATAAATGGGCCATCGATATTGTGGGACCCTTTCCACCAGGTGTAGGAAATGTAAAGTTCCTGATTGTAGCTATTGATTATTTCACTAAATCGGTGGAGGCAAAGGCCTTACGCACAATTACTGGAGTGCAagtgcggaattttgtatgggaatacattgtaCGTAGATTTAGTATTTCGCGGGAACTTGTAAGTGATAATGGAGCGCATATTGCAAAAGATCCATTTTTAAGTTGGTGTGCGGAACTAAATATAATTCAAAGATTCACATCTGTGGCACATCCGCAAGAAAATGGATTATGCGAA GCTCATCGCACTACTTTCAAGAAAAGTACAGGTGAAACACATTTTAGCCTAGTATATGGTTTCGAAGCAATGATCCCCGCAGAAATCTTTGTTGAAATGCACAGAGTTGCTAATTTTGATGAAAGTGCGAATGCGGAAGGCATTTGTGAAAATCTAAATTTCATTGAAGAACGCAGGCTTATGGCCGCAATACGTGAGGCAaataataagcagcaaattgctaagtattataacaagAAGGTGCGCGCGTTAGCCTTTGATGTTGGAGAATGGGTTTTGCGTAATAATGAAGCAAGTCGTGCTGAGAAACAAGGGAAGTTGGGACCCAATTGGGTGGGACCATACCAGATAGTGGGAATTAATGCAGCAGGCTCTTATAAACTCCAAGACATTGAAGGGCGCAATATACCTAACGCGTGGCATGATACTTTGTTGAAACGATATTATATGTAA